AAGGAGAATTATTCAGGCAAGGTGCCTCTCATACTCAAGCTAAACGGCAGGACTGAAATAGTGCCAAAGGACGAGGCATATTCACCGCAGCTTGCAAACGTGAAGGAGGCAGTTGACCTTGGGGCTGATGCGGTCGGTTACACCATATATGTAGGCTCGCCAATGGAGGCGCAGATGTTCAAGGAATTTGGCGCAATTGAAAGAGAGGCTCACGATTATGGCTTGGCTTGCGTTGTTTGGTCATACCCGCGGGGAAAATATGTGAAGGACGAGAAGGACCCGGCAATGGTGGCATATGCGGCACGCGTGGCACTTGAGCTTGGGGCTGATGTTGTAAAAATAAATTATCCTGGAAATATTGATGCAATGAAGTGGGTTGTGGCGTCAGCCGGAAGATGCAAGGTCATTTCAGCCGGTGGTTCAAAGCAGCCAGACGGCGAATTCTTGGCAAAGGTAAGGGACATAATGGCAGGCGGCGGGTGCGGTCTTGCTGTTGGCAGAAATGTCTGGCAGAATGACAACCCGATGAAAATCACCGAGGAAATAAAAAAAGTAATTTTCAAGTAGGTGTGCGGGTCTGCCTCAAAATAAAAAACAAGTTTGGTTGTCACGATGGAACAAAAGCAAATAACTCTTGAAGAGCATCTCAAA
The Candidatus Parvarchaeota archaeon DNA segment above includes these coding regions:
- a CDS encoding fructose-bisphosphate aldolase, translating into KENYSGKVPLILKLNGRTEIVPKDEAYSPQLANVKEAVDLGADAVGYTIYVGSPMEAQMFKEFGAIEREAHDYGLACVVWSYPRGKYVKDEKDPAMVAYAARVALELGADVVKINYPGNIDAMKWVVASAGRCKVISAGGSKQPDGEFLAKVRDIMAGGGCGLAVGRNVWQNDNPMKITEEIKKVIFK